aaattcagaattaaaaaaagcaatattAGAATAAGagtctagagttcatatagaaatactatttaAAATgaacagaaattcagaattaaagaataagaaatattggaagagcggtctagagttcatataggagtataatttagaaataactgaaattttgaatttaaaataagaaaatggaataaaatttatgaataataaaaattcataattaaaaaataaagaataaggagtctagagtccatataaaaatacaattcagAAATAACTAACATTtggtattaaaaataattaataactatgaCGTATATACAATACATTACAAATATTACACGTTGGTTATTTTGATCAAGCtagtaaaaaatttaaaattatgttgtcattttaatatattttaataataaaatgtgaaaatatatatactattaattGAGAGAAAATATATGGATGCTAGCCGCTCAATTTACGGagaccaccatgctagtttattATAAACTAAATATTCTATGTTTAAGTCagtgagtgaaaaaaaaaattggaggaaAGATCAGAAATTAACATTACTTGAAAAGAAAACATTTGTGGATGTAATGCAAAGACCATCTCGTTTAGTTTCCTTTATATGGCCTACAAGGCATATATAGTCATCAACTTCTGTTTAACTTTCTTCAAAGTTAAGAAAGTACTTGCTACAACCACCAACCGAGTATTGATTCTTCTTATATGTCCCATGGCCACTTCCACTCTCGTATTCATAAGCTTTTTCTATCCATCTGTCTACTTCATCCTTTGCAGGAAGCAAACTATCATCCCTTCCAAGTGATTTTCCTCCTGTCGTATGTCTAGATCTTATCCCTGGCAAGTGAGCTAGAGGTAATACTCTCTATTTAGCACTGTTCGTGTTTGTAACATATACTGACACACACGAACTACAGCAACACTTGTTACATCAGTTTACTTGAGAATGGATGGCATTGGAGAAGTAGCATACTGCAGGATCTGCCTACCTCTTACGTTACTCTATCAAGCGTCGGAGCCAATGTCCGACGACCCTGGGCTGCGGGCCAGGGCCCTGGGCTCACTGCCAGGCAGCCATGGATTATTTGTGCGACGATGGAGGTGGTTGGGCCCAAGCCCTTGGACTGAgagtgcagctagctagctagttgtaGCCTTCCACACTGACATGGCTGAATCATGAATTAAATTTTCACGTACGTGGTTatttatgtactgtttttttCATCATCCTCTCGTCAGAGTTCAGACATGATTCTTGTTCAGATATATGGGCTGGTTTTTCCATGTGGATGCATCATGGGTTTAGTAGGGCTTCCAAAGCTCAAGTATACAGCCATGGAGACAGGGATACGGATAGTCTGCTTAAACATTTTCTACCCCAGCAATCCCAGTTTGTGCACTTGCATGAAAATTGGTAGTGTTTTGCAGGAAATTAGACATGGGTTTGATTCCAACGGAACATtctcaattgaaaaaaaatagcatctATTCCTCCAAGTTTCTCGATTTTACATGATTTTGTATGCATTCTACGCATCCTTGTCCAACGCTAATTAACCTATCGGCGCAACATGTACCGCTTGAACCGCCAAAAGCTCGATCTTGTCGAAGTTGTATTAATTAAGTTGAATATATTTGtgttgggttaaaaatattactacttttttctacagaattagtcaaacttagagtagtttgactttgaccaaaatcaaaacgtcttataacccaAAACAACGAGGCAATAGCTAGTAACTGCATGTGCATGTATTGCATGTGTTAGTAGGAGTGAGTCTCAGGATGTTAGCTAGATTATAGGATCAGCAAGTGGTGTGCGGTAGAATCCGTAGCTGCATGCATATGAGTGGAGCACGTTGGAGCGTGACTTGCGAGGATGGCTGATGCATGCGTATGACTCAGCCAAGTCGTTGAAGCTGTATGCATGTACACGAGGCTGTCAGTTGGTTGCCACCGAGTGTGTAAATTGCAATAAGAAAAAGCGTGCGTCGCTGGTGTTTGTCATCATATCCTGTTGTGTGTTAATAATCTTCAGAATTTATTTCTTGTGTGCGTGCTCTCGCGTGAGTTTCCGCCGGAGTAGTTCATTGCTCCCCGGCAGTTTAAAGTGTTATACATCAGGCATTCGGTACTACGGGCTAATGCAAACCCCAAGTATTATAAGCATAAAAAGGATAACAATGTTTAATTAAgtataaacatatatgtgtgtgaacTCACAAAGACAGCGAATTAAATGGAACAAAAACTGAACGAgacaactttttttatttcaagTTTATACTGCGTATTATACGAGTTGGCTTGTACATATctgtgctccctccgtttcacagtgtaagtcattctagctagcatttcccacattcatattgatcttaatgaatctatatgtctagattcattaagatcaatataaatgtgggaaatgctagctagaatgacttacaatgtgaaacggaggaagtaagttcgaacactggtggagaaaccatctttcctctcggttcgtaaccccctttagtcccggttacaaatccggaactaaagatcgctatttttagtcccgggtgaaataaccgggactaaagatcgatctttagtcccggctgttaacaccaaccgggactaaagaggaaTCTTTACCGGAAGTAAAGAGGAGATAACAGCAGTCCAGATgccccctttcttcttttttttttcttttttattttctcccgaataaagtgggatacatatccccaaattaaaccccaaatcccaaatcaatgtaacatcccaaatccacatcacaaatctttgaagttacttatacacacaaatcaaatacatcacaaatccaaaaaaaaattgcacacaaatcaaattacatcacaagttctacaaaattcatcgcaAATACATCATACACAAATCAATACATCATAGGATcatgcaataaatcacaaattcaaaaaaaaaaatcacagaggCGCCCGGCCGCTaccgcctcctctccgcgctgcccgccgccgcacggccctacgcgcctccgcgccaccgcgccggccgccaccccGCCGCGCAGGCCCTCCGCGCCGGTGGCCCTCcgcgcctccgcgccggcccGCTCTCGCTCTCAGCGCTAGCGCTCTCGCTCGATCTAtccaaaaagaaagagataaggcaGGAAAGAGGGAGGGTGtcagagaggaaaaaaaaagagatagagagagtttGTTGGGTGGACGAGAGAAGAGGataagtaatagggattatatagtacatgttagatttttattcccggtttaTAAccccaaccaggactaaaattagatctttagtcccggtttgtgatCCTAGGCGCCTGACATGGTCTGACAGGgaaccaaccggaactaaaaatcatctttagtcccggttggtgttaccaaccggaactaaagataacaccaaccgggaataaagatcatcTAGTCCTGTTgttcttataaaccgggacttaattaaaaatcgtttttagttttggtttttaatggaaccgggactattgtggatttgggtcgaccgactaaagatggtttctccaccagtgaaacgAGGGAAACGTAATCCAACCTCCTTGTTTAGTTTACTTTCTGTGACCTATGTTGTTGTAGTTATGAGCATCTGTTTTGACTTCTATTTATTGAGAAAGTACTTACTACgactatttatatatatgcttcgtCCTGGATAGGTTTTGTTCATTTTGCAATCCATGATCTCTCATCTTGTTCATCCACCGCACAAAATCATGCAACCATATCGTCGTGCCTCCCATTGTAGGTGCTACCAAATGGAACGATAGATGATAAATTCATATACATGTACATGCTGCAGGTCCTGCAGCAGCACTTGTTACCAAAGTTCATTTATCTGAGAATGAAAGGCGTCGGAAAAAAGGCACACGGTATCTTCATACTCTGACGTGGAACAGTGAACCTTACATCGGAGCCATGGTCATAGAACCCCGAGGTGTGGCCCGGAGCCACGGGCTCACTGTTAGCCGGCCATGGACTACCTAACTGTACATGGATTGGAAGTGCTTATTAGGTCTGAGCTTTGGCACAACACTCAACATTGTCTGCAGCAGACAGTACTTCCCGACCCTTTCCTCGTGCTGCATGCATGAAGTTGGCAGTACTGTCTACTGTAAAATTGTAAAATTCATACACTAGTTTCAGTTTGATTTTCAAAGGGCTAAATCTACATCATATGGCATGCATGACTGATGACCCGGTCGTCGTATTAACTAAAAGACTAATAAATGGAGAAGATATATGTTTGTGACTTCAACCTGCTGTTGTTCCTGACTGGTAGTATTCAATAGATCACCTTCCGCCGATATGTTAACGTTCTTGTCTTCTTAAAGCTCGTTTTACATTGATATTGTACATAGGACTATCAGCAACAGATATGTGTTCTTTCATCCGTgcattgttttctcttttttacttcttgatctttctcttttctctcaaaATTGATTTGGGGCGTGGCGTTTCGCGGCTCACACGATGACACGACACTGCGGCAGTATGATCTCACAGCGCCAGCAACATCACTCTGACTCCTTCGGGGCTGCTCGCCGGGCCTCTCCACCATCCTTACCCCGGGAACTCAGATCCAGAAATAGGAtgggaggaggggatggaggaAAAAAGACATGGTAATTTGgtccaaaaataaatttcagtGTGTTGGAGCGGTATGTGGTGGCCTTTCTTAAATATCTACTAAATTGTAATGGTATGACTTCAAATAGTTAAATAGTAATGgcatattttataaaactataaaagtTATAATGGTATAATCTAATTAATCCCTATTTTTATGGTAAAATGTATTCAGTGCACGCATACTATTTGATCTTATCCAAACATCATGTCGTAAGCCATCCGATTAATTAGTTGTAATGGCTAAGAAATGAACATGTGGATGTTGTACTGATCAAGAGATAGAGAAATGAGACCACTTGCAAAAAAAGAGGACCACATAGTATCTGTTGGTTGTTATATGGATTCACGTGCATGCTACTGAGTCTAACATACCGTTAcactaatatttcttttttaatagaaTCTTTGATGACCTATATCTCTTAAACcgtatattatttttaaatccgTTTGAACCAACATAGTCTACTCAAAATATGTGATAAAACAagtctaatattgaatatatttaaattatttaatttttttcttaactccATTAGCAGTGTAGCTATTTTCAATACAGTAGCTAATATTATGTAGAGTTActtataaaaattgattttctctAATAGTGAAGTTATTTCTAATATTGTGAAGAGTTAATTTCTATATGATGCAAGATTTTAGTTTTCAACAATAATATAGTGAttactttaaataaataaatatatatttatttacttGAAAATCTTGTGTACATTTTACTTGAAAATTTactccacatattttttttatttgaactccTAATGTAACTTACTTCTAATACTACAAAGAGTTTCTtctaagttacttttaaattttaaatttaagtaaattacttttaaatttataaaatgtttgaatatagTTTCAATTATATTACAAACGCCATACCTAAAATAATTCCACCGTTGCAAATAGTAAAAAGGGCAAAACGAGAAGAGGGTTGCGTTGCGTTGAAAGACGAGTGTGGGCAAAGAAGAGTCAAACAcaagagaggagaaagaaagaaagagcagAGTGTCTAGAGGTTGAAGACGAAGCAGCCTAGGAACAGAGCGAAGAAGGAAGAAGCGAGGAGAGGCGAGGCGATGGGGATCCGGTTCGTGCTGTTCGTGAACAAGCAGGGGCAGACGCGGCTGGCCCAGTACTACGAGCACCTCTCCATCGACGAGCGCCGCGCCCTCGAGGGCGAGATCGTCCGCAAGTGCCTCGCCCGCACCGACCAGCAGGTTTTGGTTAACCCCCCAATTCCCGATCCCCCCTCCGATTCCTCCTCGTTTTCTTGCATCCAATATTGCCCAGCGCCAAATCTTGGGCTCCGGATTGGTGGGTGGGGGGAGCGGGGAAAGGAAGCCTCCTGTTCTTGGATCTGGATCTGTGCAGCTTCTTGGGTGTTCGTTCTCTTTCCTCGTGATGATGTGATTTGTATGATCCGTGCGATTGCAGTGTTCGTTCGTGGAGCACCGGAACTACAAGGTGGTGTACCGGCGGTACgcttccctcttcttcctcgtcggcgtcgacaACGACGAGGTATTGATTCCTCCGCCTTCCAATTTTCATTAGAAAAAAGGCACCATGCCTCCCTTTGTTGAACAATTCGgatgatttaccaaattttgccATTAAATTCCATTTTATGGCACCGAAATGCTCCTGCAGTTGCAGTTAGCTCATAGTTTCTGAACATGTCCTTGCTACTAAAAATGATATTACTACTTAGTAGTTGAGGGTTTGGGGTTGTTATCAGTTCAGAAGATATACGGTTTAATGGTTTGTATTAGGAACTAGAAATTTCACATGATAAGTTTAATTTCCTCAATAATCGTGAATGTATGCACAAGTCGGATTTGATAATTGATAGTAATGTGAAAATGTATTATCATTGTCTATGATGGAACTATAAGATATTACTATTGATTTATCCTTGGATGGAACTATAAGGTACAAGGTATTACTATTGATTTATCATTAGATGGAACTCTTTAGTAGGAAAATTGGTTATATTGGTGATTCTGTGTGGTAACACTATTGCATACTTACATCTCTGGATACGAATCTCAGTATCTCCATCTTATGCCTGTTGACTGCAGTTCATTGTTTGCTGCCTGGTTTCTCAATGAATTTTGTAGCAATGGCCAAAGTCAAATCTCCCTTCAACTTGTTTTGGTTGCAATTTGCATTGTAGTTTTCCTCTGGGATGTCAATCATAACTACAGCCTACATTATGCTTTCCTTGATTCAAATTAAAATGCctcaattttcttttgtttggcaGAATGAGCTTGCTATTCTCGAATTCATTCATCTTTTCGTGGAAACCATGGACCGCCACTTCGGAAATGTGGTATTTTTCAGTAATCCCAACAATTATGTTTCTTGTGACTGTAAATATACTCTCATTTATCACATGGGACAAGCTGATGGTAATTATCCTTTTGGCCAGTGTGAACTCGACATCATGTTCCATCTTGAGAAGGTGCACTTCATGCTGGAAGAGATGGTGATGAATGGCTGCATAGTAGAGACAAGTAAACAGAATATCTTAGCACCAATCCAGCTTATGGAGAAAACTTCTTAGAATTGCATTCTCTAACTATCTAATTCTTCATCCTTTTGGCTGTGTGGTGCTGTATCTTTCATATACTGGGGAGTACAAAAAAATTCTGTTTGCACATATTATTGATATGAGCTGACTGGAGATGATTATATGCTGAATACAAAGATGCGATGTACTTCTCTTCATGTtatttcattttgattttttacacaTGATTTGTGAAGTTAACAAAGCAACTGATTGTGATAAGTGCTACGGCTCAAAATGTCAGAGGGTTCAAATGATGTATTATGTTAACTAACTACTCCACTATACTTTATACTATAATGCTGTAGGACTGTTAAATTAGAGGAAGTATCTTGTGTAGAGAATTGAAGGGAAAAGTAATGCTTGGACTGTTGTAAGCAGAAATGATGTTATCTCTGAGACTCTGACCATATAGATATCATGATATTTAAACTCTTAGATGAGGTAGTGAGACAAACAGAGGAAATGTGTAGATTGGCTCGACACTATCGCCCAAGATATAATTCCAAAATCTCACAAGGCTGCAATGTCATTTTCATCTTCCTGATCTTGATTGATGAACTACATTTATCCTGGCACGATCGGTTGTTGCCTGTTGTTTTCATCCATGTTTCCATCTTCTGCTGAATGTTACCTTCTTTCCACCACTTGAGCACTGTTGTCAACGTGTGCAGGCTCTGTAAGTCTATAATCTTTTCCCAATTCCACTCATTCCCAGTTAGGAATccaaatcctttaaaattcctccaaaacgaAAAGGCCCTAAGTTTGGGTAGCCTCAGCCCTTTTTACAACAGGGCCTTCGATCTATCTACAAAGTTTGGGTTGCCTCAGCCCTTTTTACAACAGGTCCTTTGATCTATCTACACCTGAGAGTCACAggctttgcaatatataaaGACATGGCGAGGATACTTTTAAGGAAGTGAGTGATTGGTAGCGAAAATATATTCCATATCTTCGGCAATTAAGGAAAATAGTGGTGCTCAGTAACTGAACCGTACTCCTACCTGCATTCCATATACTACAAATTAGCTAATAGAATAATTTCACTGGTGGCCAAACCCAAGGCTCTGAAGACTCTAAGCTAGCACCACACAAGGACAACCTCAGTGTAAGATTAAACACAAGAAGATATCGATTGATTATGAAACCGTCAGTACATATAGCTGCGAGACTTCAATCTTATCTATCTCAAACCGACTTATAGAATCAGAATCAGGAGACGATAACGAGCGGAGTCCTGCTAGAAAACGAGATCGAATACTACACGAACTATCATTCTAACACTCAGCACTCGGTAGCACATAGTATCCGATATATCAAGATGCTTTGTGATATGATCAGTCTGTGTTTATATCCTTCCGGACACTGTGTGTTGTCTCGACTGATCTCACGAAAGAAAATCCACAAATGTAATCAATAAAATGATTCCTAGAATTCCTTTCCAACTTGACATAAACCGGTAATCTCAAAATACACTAAACTTTGTGCCGGACCTTGACTGGGAACAGAGGAAGCAATGTCTGCCATCACAACGTACACTACATATATATTCGGCTAGCTGATCTTCTCTCTTTCTGATGTTGCCATTGGATACATAATTGGTGATATGACTAAGAAGGACAAACTTCTTTAGTAACAAAAGTTTAGTGAGACAAGCAAAGTTCGATGATTCTGAAGGCCTACTATTTGTGCGTGCATGTTACCACAGCTGCCAagttctctctcctttttcctgATGCCGCCCACTCCTAAGCAGCACAAGGTTGAATATTGGCATCATACTTGCAATACGAACAACAGTATATAGATTTTGAAGGAATGTGGAGACCTAGATAGTATTTTGATAaacttgatatatatatatatatagagagagagagagagagagatttgctACGGTCCAATAAAAAGTAGCTTGAGGTACCTACCTCaaggtaccaaatcgtttccgatcatTCAATTTAACAATGCCCATCCTGCctagctagatccaacgatcgaaaacgatttgataccgtgaggtaccggtacctcgagatactttttgttggaccaaagcaaatctcatatatatatatatatacacgtacgACCACTGTACTTCAATTCACAGTGGTTGGTTTTGCATTCTGTGTTGTGTTGGGTCTTGATTTGGAGTTCAATATATCTAGTTGGTAGGTGTACAGAGAGAAGCAGATAGGATGAAGCTTGGACTGCAATTTGATCTTATATTACAATTCAATCTGTCGGTATAAATTGGTGTAGAAGGACGTCGGCTGAAATGTATGATACCTTCTAGTTCATGGTagctgaaaaaaatattttccaagAGAATCTCAATGGCCTACATCATCACACAATCATTGATTTCTCATGATGTgaggatttatttatttatcctaaaaaa
The Oryza glaberrima chromosome 8, OglaRS2, whole genome shotgun sequence DNA segment above includes these coding regions:
- the LOC127781422 gene encoding AP-4 complex subunit sigma, with translation MGIRFVLFVNKQGQTRLAQYYEHLSIDERRALEGEIVRKCLARTDQQCSFVEHRNYKVVYRRYASLFFLVGVDNDENELAILEFIHLFVETMDRHFGNVCELDIMFHLEKVHFMLEEMVMNGCIVETSKQNILAPIQLMEKTS